Proteins found in one Macaca nemestrina isolate mMacNem1 chromosome 4, mMacNem.hap1, whole genome shotgun sequence genomic segment:
- the VPS26C gene encoding vacuolar protein sorting-associated protein 26C: MGTALDIKIKRANKVYHAGEVLSGVVVISSKDSVQHQGVSLTMEGTVNLQLSAKSVGVFEAFYNSVKPIQIINSTIEMVKPGKFPSGKTEIPFEFPLHAKGNKVLYETYHGVFVNIQYTLRCDMRRSLLAKDLTKTCEFIVHSAPQKGKFTPSPVDFTITPETLQNVKERALLPKFLLRGHLNSTNCVITQPLTGELVVESSEAAIRSVELQLVRVETCGCAEGYARDATEIQNIQIADGDVCRGLSVPIYMVFPRLFTCPTLETTNFKVEFEVNIVVLLHPDHLITENFPLKLCRI; encoded by the exons GAAGTGCTCTCCGGCGTGGTGGTCATATCGAGTAAGGATTCAGTCCAACACCAGGGAGTGTCTTTGACCATGGAAGGAACTGTAAACCTCCAGCTCAGTGCCAAAAGTGTGGGTGTGTTTGAAGCTTTTTATAATTCTGTTAAG CCTATCCAGATTATCAACAGCACCATAGAAATGGTGAAGCCAGGGAAGTTTCCCAGCGGCAAAACCGAAATCCCGTTTGAATTTCCTCTGCACGCGAAGGGTAACAAAGTTCTGTATGAGACATATCATGGCGTGTTTGTCAACATTCAG TACACACTGCGCTGCGACATGAGGCGGTCTCTGTTGGCCAAGGACTTGACAAAGACCTGTGAATTTATCGTTCACTCCGCT CCTCAGAAGGGGAAATTTACTCCCAGTCCCGTGGACTTCACGATTACGCCTGAAACCTTACAGAACGTCAAAGAG agaGCTTTGCTTCCCAAATTTCTCCTTCGAGGACATCTCAACTCAACAAACTGTGTCATCACGCAGCCGCTGACGGGAGAGCTGGTGGTAGAGAGCTCGGAAGCCGCCATCAGAAGCGTGGAGCTGCAGCTGGTGCGCGTGGAGACATGCG GGTGTGCAGAAGGCTATGCCCGCGACGCCACAGAGATTCAGAACATTCAGATCGCCGACGGGGACGTGTGCCGGGGCCTCTCTGTCCCCATCTACATGGTCTTCCCCAGGCTGTTCACCTGCCCGACGCTGGAGACCACTAACTTCAAAGTGG AATTTGAGGTTAACATCGTGGTGCTTCTTCACCCTGACCACCTCATCACGGAGAACTTCCCGCTGAAGCTCTGCAGGATATAG